A DNA window from Thiothrix subterranea contains the following coding sequences:
- the bioH gene encoding pimeloyl-ACP methyl ester esterase BioH, with the protein MKLNIIKYSGQGKPLVLLHGWGMNSHVWQPLLPTLVQHAQVTCIDLPGHGANSHLPLGTLAEAVEQLAPHIPQDAVIMGWSLGGLIAQGLAHALPERIAALILIASTPKFVAENDWAHGVSPDLLALFGRSLQTDYLGTVKRFFALQFLSTKTDTRLVNALRERIMEHPASITALEEGLTILQTADFSQAPVTQPALWMLGKLDKLIPVSLTDALPEMGYEHIAVLDSAAHVPFVTHPELFMERVEAFLGGL; encoded by the coding sequence TTGAAGTTAAACATTATTAAGTATTCGGGGCAGGGCAAACCGTTAGTCCTGCTCCACGGCTGGGGCATGAATAGCCACGTCTGGCAACCCCTACTTCCCACGCTGGTGCAACACGCCCAAGTCACCTGCATCGACCTGCCGGGGCATGGCGCAAATAGCCATTTGCCGCTGGGAACATTGGCGGAAGCGGTGGAACAACTTGCCCCGCACATTCCGCAAGATGCCGTTATCATGGGTTGGTCACTTGGCGGACTAATTGCCCAAGGTTTGGCGCACGCTTTGCCTGAGCGGATTGCCGCGCTGATTTTGATTGCCAGCACGCCCAAATTCGTCGCAGAAAATGATTGGGCGCACGGTGTATCCCCCGACCTACTCGCGCTGTTCGGCAGAAGCCTGCAAACCGATTACCTTGGCACGGTGAAACGTTTTTTCGCATTGCAATTCCTTAGCACCAAAACTGACACCCGCTTGGTGAATGCTTTGCGTGAGCGTATTATGGAACACCCCGCCAGTATTACCGCGCTGGAAGAGGGCTTGACCATCCTGCAAACTGCCGACTTTTCGCAAGCACCCGTGACTCAGCCTGCGCTGTGGATGTTGGGCAAGCTCGATAAGCTGATACCCGTGTCTCTGACTGACGCGCTGCCGGAAATGGGGTATGAGCACATTGCGGTGCTGGATAGTGCGGCACATGTACCTTTCGTGACCCACCCTGAGCTTTTCATGGAACGTGTTGAGGCATTTCTAGGTGGGCTTTAA
- a CDS encoding CDGSH iron-sulfur domain-containing protein has translation MSDPVIAQKKPCLVELEADKSYWWCTCGRSANQPFCDGSHKGTDFTPMEFTVPESKKYGLCACKHTQKAPFCDATHRNLP, from the coding sequence ATGAGTGACCCCGTTATTGCGCAGAAAAAACCGTGTTTAGTGGAGCTTGAAGCTGACAAAAGCTATTGGTGGTGTACCTGTGGGCGTTCGGCTAATCAGCCATTTTGCGACGGTTCGCACAAGGGGACGGATTTCACCCCCATGGAATTTACAGTGCCGGAAAGCAAGAAGTACGGGTTATGTGCGTGCAAGCATACCCAGAAAGCACCGTTCTGTGATGCCACGCATCGTAATTTGCCATAA
- a CDS encoding carbonic anhydrase, with protein sequence MPNKQSNLSGAEALARLQEGNQRFANNVRSLDTLLSHTQRASLTEGQNPFAIILGCSDSRVPAELVFDQGFGSLFVIRVAGNIVAPSQIGSVEFAATQYNTRLVVVLGHTQCGAVAATIDELRHNLQSPSRNQRSIVERIAPAVATLMETPLRDDPEALMKHAVRANIRAATSHLRHGSEILENLIANEGLLVVSAEYSLESGKVEFFDVP encoded by the coding sequence ATGCCAAATAAACAAAGCAACTTGAGCGGGGCGGAAGCACTCGCCCGTTTACAAGAAGGCAATCAACGTTTTGCCAACAATGTGCGCAGTCTGGATACTTTATTAAGCCACACGCAACGTGCCAGCTTGACCGAGGGGCAAAACCCGTTTGCGATTATTCTGGGCTGTTCGGATTCGCGGGTTCCGGCGGAATTGGTGTTCGACCAAGGTTTCGGCTCGCTGTTTGTGATTCGCGTCGCGGGAAATATTGTCGCGCCTTCACAAATTGGCAGCGTGGAATTCGCCGCGACGCAATACAACACGCGGCTGGTGGTGGTGCTGGGGCATACGCAATGTGGGGCGGTGGCTGCCACTATCGACGAATTGCGCCATAACTTGCAAAGTCCGTCCCGTAATCAACGCTCTATCGTCGAACGCATTGCCCCCGCCGTTGCCACGTTAATGGAAACGCCGTTGCGCGATGACCCCGAAGCCCTGATGAAACACGCCGTCCGTGCCAATATTCGTGCTGCCACCAGTCATTTGCGCCACGGTTCGGAGATTCTGGAAAACCTGATTGCTAACGAAGGTTTGCTGGTGGTGAGTGCGGAATATTCGTTGGAAAGTGGCAAAGTTGAGTTTTTTGACGTGCCGTAA
- the plsY gene encoding glycerol-3-phosphate 1-O-acyltransferase PlsY, translating into MVYLLIALAYLLGSISAAIITCKLMGLPDPRTVGSNNPGATNVLRHGGKKAAAITLLGDGLKGLIPVLVGKALGEDETGLILIGIAAFLGHLYPVFYGFKGGKGVATAIGVFLGVNLWGGIAFVATWLVMAKGFKISSLAALIATALSPVYFWVLSDGNGWLTLGVLFMAIMIFWRHESNIRNLLSGKEDKIQSKEGAEGVTDEE; encoded by the coding sequence ATGGTCTATTTGCTGATTGCACTCGCTTACCTGCTCGGTTCCATTTCTGCCGCCATCATTACCTGCAAACTGATGGGCTTACCTGACCCGCGCACGGTCGGTTCCAATAACCCCGGCGCGACCAATGTGCTGCGCCACGGCGGTAAAAAAGCCGCTGCAATTACCTTGCTCGGTGATGGTTTAAAAGGCTTGATTCCGGTTTTGGTCGGCAAAGCCTTGGGCGAGGATGAGACGGGGTTAATCTTAATCGGTATCGCCGCGTTTCTAGGACATTTGTACCCGGTATTCTACGGTTTCAAAGGCGGTAAAGGCGTTGCCACCGCTATCGGCGTCTTCCTTGGCGTGAATCTGTGGGGTGGCATAGCCTTCGTCGCAACCTGGTTGGTCATGGCGAAAGGTTTCAAAATTTCCTCACTCGCCGCGCTAATTGCCACCGCACTCTCGCCGGTTTATTTTTGGGTATTGAGTGATGGCAATGGCTGGTTGACGCTGGGCGTGCTGTTTATGGCTATCATGATTTTCTGGCGGCACGAATCCAATATCCGCAACCTGCTCTCCGGTAAAGAAGACAAGATTCAATCCAAAGAAGGCGCGGAAGGAGTAACAGACGAAGAATAG
- a CDS encoding sensor histidine kinase, which translates to MISIHRKITFAFSSLAVLVVGVAALAFLDLLFLERQVEQGITITTLETAIQDMRREEKNLFLYQDVSAGQAADTFAATALQTLQTSPQTLAEVGNVMQISQLQTILQTYRQLLANHLQRLPADSTLESSIRAQGHLASQLAESLTLQERSLLNTAIADAKWAQVLGVGILSVLLVLIAWLLDRSVITPMKRLMADLTPIAEGHFERLDVRARSTEMVSLREAFNRLLDELEARRRRLIQSEKLAALGVLVSGVAHELNNPLSNISSSSQLLLEELDSAEPDTLREWAHTIDSETERARRIVDALQDFGRRQEPHLETVNLADLLERTLLLLRGHLRKAGATVENHVPLDLTLPADAQRLQQVFINLLRNAAESGTNLTLHIHAQGCSLSGTPLPPDATVVGELGCQVRQRQPMIEISIEDNGAGIPAAVLPRVFEPFYTTRAPGQGMGLGLYIVQEIIQEHDGCIAIASQPGQGTRVVLRLPCGGHYP; encoded by the coding sequence ATGATCAGTATTCACCGTAAAATTACTTTCGCGTTCTCCTCCCTCGCTGTATTGGTGGTCGGGGTGGCAGCCTTGGCGTTTCTGGATTTGCTGTTTCTGGAACGTCAAGTTGAGCAGGGCATCACCATCACCACCTTGGAAACCGCGATACAGGACATGCGTCGCGAAGAAAAAAATCTGTTCCTCTACCAAGACGTGAGTGCGGGTCAGGCAGCGGATACCTTTGCGGCGACCGCCTTGCAAACCTTGCAGACTTCCCCACAGACACTTGCAGAAGTGGGTAATGTGATGCAAATCTCGCAATTGCAGACGATTTTACAAACCTATCGCCAGTTATTAGCCAACCATCTGCAACGTTTGCCTGCTGATAGCACGCTGGAAAGCAGCATCCGTGCGCAAGGGCATTTGGCTTCGCAATTGGCGGAATCACTCACCCTGCAAGAACGCAGCTTGTTAAATACCGCCATTGCGGATGCGAAATGGGCGCAAGTATTGGGGGTGGGGATTTTATCGGTGCTGCTGGTGCTGATTGCCTGGTTGCTGGATCGTTCCGTGATTACCCCGATGAAACGTCTGATGGCAGATCTAACCCCGATTGCGGAAGGGCATTTCGAGCGGCTGGATGTCCGTGCTCGCAGCACCGAAATGGTCAGTTTGCGCGAAGCCTTTAACCGTTTATTGGACGAACTTGAAGCCCGCCGCCGCCGCCTGATTCAGTCCGAAAAACTCGCAGCGTTGGGGGTATTGGTCTCCGGTGTGGCGCATGAACTCAATAATCCGTTGTCCAATATTTCCTCATCCAGCCAATTGTTGCTGGAAGAACTCGACAGTGCCGAGCCAGATACCTTGCGCGAATGGGCGCACACCATCGACAGCGAAACCGAACGCGCCCGCCGCATTGTCGATGCGCTGCAAGATTTCGGGCGCAGGCAAGAGCCGCATCTGGAAACGGTCAACCTTGCCGACTTGCTGGAACGCACCCTGTTGTTATTGCGCGGGCATTTGCGCAAAGCCGGAGCGACGGTCGAAAATCATGTACCGTTGGATTTAACCCTGCCCGCTGATGCGCAACGTTTGCAGCAAGTGTTCATCAACCTGTTGCGCAATGCGGCGGAAAGCGGTACGAACCTGACGCTGCATATTCACGCACAGGGATGCAGCTTGTCGGGTACGCCCTTACCGCCGGATGCCACCGTGGTAGGGGAACTCGGTTGTCAGGTGCGCCAACGCCAACCCATGATCGAAATCAGCATTGAAGACAATGGCGCGGGGATTCCGGCGGCAGTATTGCCACGAGTATTTGAGCCGTTTTACACCACTCGCGCTCCCGGTCAGGGCATGGGGCTGGGGCTGTATATTGTGCAAGAAATTATTCAGGAACATGACGGTTGCATCGCCATTGCCAGCCAGCCGGGGCAAGGTACGCGGGTGGTGCTACGCTTGCCATGTGGAGGACATTACCCGTGA
- the bioC gene encoding malonyl-ACP O-methyltransferase BioC, translating into MRSDTNPHLLDKRKTRQGFERAAHTYDANAVLQREIGERLLERLDFIKMQPEIVLDLGCGTGAISEHLLKRYKKARIIGVDLAVNMVQKTRQRGGWFRKPQGVCADANHLPFQPQCADMLLSNLMLQWCNDLPAVFGEWVQVLKPNGLLMFATFGPDTLKELRASWSRVDGFTHASQFVDMHDVGDALLQAGFRDPVVDMETITLTYTDVRGLLRDLKSIGANNATHGRNHGLTGKAHLQAFLQAYEYFRQENGLYPATYEVVYGHAWAPTLLPSKLPEKFIPIMRSKS; encoded by the coding sequence ATGCGCTCTGATACGAACCCCCATTTGCTGGACAAGCGTAAAACCCGTCAAGGTTTTGAACGCGCCGCGCACACTTACGACGCCAACGCGGTGTTGCAGCGTGAAATCGGCGAGCGTCTGCTGGAACGCTTGGATTTCATCAAAATGCAGCCGGAAATCGTCCTTGATCTCGGTTGCGGCACGGGTGCTATCAGCGAACACTTACTCAAGCGTTACAAAAAAGCCCGCATTATCGGGGTCGATCTCGCCGTCAATATGGTGCAAAAAACCCGGCAGCGTGGCGGTTGGTTTCGCAAGCCACAAGGCGTGTGTGCCGATGCCAATCACTTGCCATTCCAGCCGCAATGCGCGGATATGTTGCTGTCTAACCTGATGCTGCAATGGTGCAACGACTTGCCAGCGGTGTTCGGCGAATGGGTGCAAGTGCTGAAACCTAACGGTTTGCTGATGTTTGCCACCTTCGGCCCCGATACCCTGAAAGAATTACGTGCTAGTTGGAGTAGGGTGGATGGCTTCACCCACGCCAGCCAGTTTGTGGATATGCACGACGTGGGTGACGCACTGTTGCAGGCCGGTTTTCGCGATCCGGTGGTGGATATGGAAACCATCACGCTGACCTACACCGATGTGCGTGGTTTATTGCGTGACTTAAAAAGCATTGGCGCAAATAATGCCACGCACGGGCGCAATCACGGCTTGACGGGCAAAGCACACTTACAGGCTTTTTTGCAGGCTTACGAATACTTTCGTCAGGAAAACGGGCTTTACCCCGCTACCTACGAAGTGGTGTATGGTCACGCATGGGCACCAACGCTGTTGCCCAGCAAACTACCCGAAAAATTCATTCCGATTATGAGGAGTAAGTCATGA
- a CDS encoding sigma-54-dependent transcriptional regulator, whose protein sequence is MKERILIIDDEPIAVRNLAYALRKNGYEVTTRESGTGGLEALQTQTFELILTDLRMERVDGMAILKRALETDPDMAVVLITAHGTLDSAVEAMKAGAFHYVAKPFRLDEVRSIVANALQLVQLKRENRRLRAQVSNGLHTHAGLVTQNPAMLRLLDTAQQVAATDTTLLINGQSGTGKELLARYLHQHSRRSQGAFVGVNCGALQEDLLANELFGHEKGAYTGAGEARAGLIEAANGGTLFLDEIGEMSLAMQVKLLRVVQEREVQRLGAQTAVAVDVRLITATHRDLRAEVAAGRFRQDLYFRLDVVGLHLPSLVERRDDIPLLAFFFLRKHALRMGREVENIAPAAMSVLLGYHYPGNVRELENLIERGVALARGNELTLAELPAALAAQAIHALPEAPTELPSLVQREEEYIRYVLEHCDGNRTKAAQILGIDRVSLWRKLKKYGLVDGEE, encoded by the coding sequence GTGAAAGAACGCATTTTAATCATCGACGACGAACCCATTGCAGTACGCAATCTGGCGTATGCCTTGCGCAAAAACGGCTACGAAGTGACCACCCGCGAAAGCGGCACGGGCGGTTTGGAAGCCTTGCAAACTCAAACCTTCGAGCTGATTCTGACCGATTTGCGCATGGAACGGGTGGATGGCATGGCGATTCTCAAGCGTGCGCTGGAAACCGACCCTGACATGGCAGTGGTGTTAATTACCGCGCATGGCACGCTGGATTCGGCGGTGGAGGCGATGAAAGCGGGCGCGTTTCATTACGTTGCCAAACCGTTTCGCCTGGATGAAGTGCGTAGCATTGTGGCAAACGCGCTGCAACTGGTGCAGCTCAAGCGCGAAAACCGCCGCTTGCGGGCGCAGGTGAGTAACGGTTTGCATACCCATGCCGGGTTGGTAACGCAAAATCCCGCGATGTTGCGCTTGCTCGATACGGCGCAACAGGTGGCGGCAACCGATACTACCTTGCTGATTAATGGGCAAAGCGGCACGGGCAAGGAATTGCTGGCGCGTTACCTGCATCAGCACAGCCGTCGCAGCCAAGGCGCATTCGTCGGGGTGAATTGCGGCGCATTGCAGGAAGATTTGCTGGCAAACGAATTGTTCGGGCATGAAAAAGGTGCGTATACCGGCGCGGGCGAGGCACGAGCGGGTTTGATCGAAGCCGCTAACGGTGGCACGTTGTTTCTGGATGAAATCGGTGAAATGTCGCTGGCAATGCAGGTGAAATTGCTGCGCGTGGTGCAGGAGCGCGAAGTGCAACGCTTGGGGGCGCAAACCGCCGTGGCGGTGGATGTGCGTTTGATTACTGCAACGCACCGCGATTTACGGGCGGAAGTGGCGGCAGGGCGTTTCCGGCAGGATTTGTATTTCCGGTTGGACGTGGTGGGGCTGCATTTGCCGAGTTTGGTGGAACGGCGCGATGATATTCCGTTGCTGGCGTTCTTTTTCTTGCGCAAACACGCGCTGCGCATGGGGCGCGAGGTGGAAAATATTGCTCCGGCGGCCATGTCGGTGCTGTTGGGGTATCACTACCCCGGCAATGTGCGCGAGCTGGAAAACCTGATTGAGCGCGGCGTGGCATTGGCGCGGGGCAATGAATTGACGCTGGCGGAATTGCCTGCGGCTTTGGCGGCGCAAGCGATTCATGCCTTGCCGGAAGCCCCGACGGAATTGCCGTCGCTGGTGCAGCGTGAAGAGGAATACATCCGCTACGTGCTGGAACATTGTGATGGCAACCGTACCAAGGCGGCGCAGATTCTGGGAATTGACCGCGTGTCGTTGTGGCGTAAGTTGAAAAAATACGGGTTGGTCGACGGTGAAGAGTAA